The following is a genomic window from Aliidongia dinghuensis.
CTCCCGGGTCGGCTCGGGCACTGCCTCGACACCGGCGCGCAGCGCCTCCGCATGAAAGGCGCCGATATGAAGCGCTATCACCAGCACGCACCAGAAGAAGGGCGTCAGCGGATTATGCTCGGCACCGCCCAGTGCGGCGCTCACCAGCATGTTGAGGGCCAGGAACGCGCAATCGAGCTGGACGAGCGTCGGCGTCGAACGGGTCAGCTCGATGAAGGCGCGGCTTGGGCCGGCAAGCCAGTACCATGGCGAGCGCAGCGCCAGGACCAGGACGAGCCCGGCCGCGAGGCTCGCGGGAATCGTCACGGCCGCGAGCTCGAGCGTCGTCCGGATGCCGTCGAGCCACATGCCGCGCTCGTAGGCGCTGGCGAGGAACGAGAAATTGAATCCCAGGCTTCGGGCAGCCGCGACGAAGCTCTTGATGAGCGCCTCGATCATCGGACGACGCCCGAGGACATCACGGCGCCGCCTTGAGCTTGGCCTCCAGCGCCAGCACGTAGGAGCTGACAGCAAGCTTGTTCTTGCGCGCCGTCTCGACCAGCCAGCCGCTGCGGTAGAGGTCCTTCATGATGCCGTCGAGCCGTGCCGCCGTGTCGGTTTCGCCCTTGCGCAGCCAGATGACCGAATCGGACGGGATGAGCTCATCGTCGAACGGGACCTCGTAATCCTTCCACTCGTCCGGATGGTCGGCGACCATCAGCTTGACGGTGGCGCCGGTATGGACGGCGGCGACGCAATTGCCGCCCTTGAGGGCCAGGAGCGATTCCGACTGGCTCGGATAGCCCTTCGGCAGGGCGCCGTAGGTCTCGGCCAACGGTGCCGTATAGTTGCTGCCCTGGGACACGCAGACCGGCTTGCCCTTGAGGTCGGCCCAGCTCTTGATACCGCTCGCCTTGCGCACGACCGCGGCACCGCCGCTCTGTTCGTAGGGGGTCGGCACAAAGGTCAGGATCTCGGCCCGCTCCTCGGTCCATTGCATGTTCGCCAGCAGAAAATCGACTTTGCCCTGCTGCAGGAACGGCACGCGGTTGGGCGGCGTCACCGTGACGGTCTCAAGCTTCACGCCCAGCTGATGGGCGATCTCCTCTGCCAGATCGAGATTGAATCCGACCTGCTGATGCGTTGAGGGATCGATGAAGCCGTAGGGCGGACCGGACAGGATCACGCCGGCGACGATCACGCCGCGCGTCTTGACCTTGTCGAGCGTCGCGTCGGCCCGCGCCTGCGATAGGGACGCATCCAACAGGGACAGGGCCGCCAGCCAGGCCAGGGCACAGAGCGACCACCTGGCCGCGTGTTCGCCGATCCGCATCCGCTTAGCGCTCCATCAAAGCAGCCTGCCCCCGCAGCACCGCACATCTTCAATGGGGCGGAACGCTAAGCCCCGCTCATTCACTCATAAAATGTAAATCTCGCATAGCTCCATCCACATAAAATTTGTGAATTCTAAGTTTTAACGTGATTACAACGTATTTTAGGCCTTGCTCGGAATTTTGTGCGACATCGATGAAATCGATCGTCATTTCCTCGAGATCCAGCTTCGTCGAGGCGTTCGAGGCTGTGCGAACTTATCTGTCTCGGTTCAGGGGGCCACCCCAAAAGGATCGAACGGCGCGTCCGTGATGAGGCCCATTAGCGAGCATGCGCTACGAACTAAGCTTGGCAGGTCACACGCGGGGTCCAGCGGCGGGGATTGGCCGTGAGCCGCCGGTCTTCTTTGGAAGCATATGGCCCCCGCCCG
Proteins encoded in this region:
- a CDS encoding amino acid ABC transporter permease, whose protein sequence is MIEALIKSFVAAARSLGFNFSFLASAYERGMWLDGIRTTLELAAVTIPASLAAGLVLVLALRSPWYWLAGPSRAFIELTRSTPTLVQLDCAFLALNMLVSAALGGAEHNPLTPFFWCVLVIALHIGAFHAEALRAGVEAVPEPTREAARALGFGRAQVLWRIELPIAFRVALPALVNNLVNLIKLTAIGSAIAVGDITYASIMIWTQHDNVVELMLFILLLFGALNFIVSRAGRWLEARVRIPGHGV
- a CDS encoding transporter substrate-binding domain-containing protein; the encoded protein is MRIGEHAARWSLCALAWLAALSLLDASLSQARADATLDKVKTRGVIVAGVILSGPPYGFIDPSTHQQVGFNLDLAEEIAHQLGVKLETVTVTPPNRVPFLQQGKVDFLLANMQWTEERAEILTFVPTPYEQSGGAAVVRKASGIKSWADLKGKPVCVSQGSNYTAPLAETYGALPKGYPSQSESLLALKGGNCVAAVHTGATVKLMVADHPDEWKDYEVPFDDELIPSDSVIWLRKGETDTAARLDGIMKDLYRSGWLVETARKNKLAVSSYVLALEAKLKAAP